A section of the Apostichopus japonicus isolate 1M-3 chromosome 1, ASM3797524v1, whole genome shotgun sequence genome encodes:
- the LOC139977213 gene encoding achaete-scute homolog 5-like — MEDSGDSAIFSTPTCVQLGIPIPDCPGGMYPLRDPHHTPHQGETLSPFPLPNYIDPRYAGSFMNPYGHGYLPLPNPYGFYDLEPSFIRRRNERERERVRNVNEGYARLREHLPSENSEKRMSKVETLRLAIKYIKELQEVLTNGEHGKENHPARDGDVDDKESGYQSNEGEK, encoded by the coding sequence atggaGGACTCGGGTGACTCGGCAATCTTTTCGACTCCAACTTGTGTTCAACTTGGCATCCCCATACCTGACTGTCCGGGGGGTATGTACCCCCTTCGAGACCCCCATCACACACCCCACCAGGGGGAGACGTTGTCCCCTTTCCCTTTACCGAATTACATCGACCCCCGCTACGCCGGAAGTTTCATGAACCCGTACGGTCACGGTTACTTACCGCTTCCGAACCCTTACGGATTTTACGATTTGGAGCCGAGTTTTATCAGACGGAGAAACGAGCGGGAACGGGAGCGAGTACGGAACGTAAACGAAGGCTACGCGAGGTTACGAGAACATTTACCATCGGAGAACTCGGAGAAGAGGATGAGTAAAGTAGAAACATTGAGATTAGCTATTAAATATATCAAGGAATTACAAGAGGTCTTGACCAATGGAGAACACGGCAAAGAGAACCATCCGGCACGAGATGGAGATGTAGATGATAAGGAGAGTGGTTACCAGAGTAACGAAGGAGAAAAATAA